The following is a genomic window from Methanobacterium aggregans.
CAAATCAGTATTCCGGGATGCTCGTGTCAAGCTATGCTGAAATGCCAATGCACTACAACTTCGAAAATTTCAACAGCACCACTTCAAAGTCAGTTTTCCAAAAGGAAGGTATAGGTTACATAGTGCTGGACAAGCGCCTTACAATACCCTCAGAGAATGGAACATTCTACCTGCAGAAGGAGAATTCTGAGTTCTATCCACTTTACTACTACACTGTAAACATTTCTTCGCACTTGAGTGAGATAGTTCCAAGCTTTGCAGAGCTTGTGTATGAAAATCAGGACTTTTTGGTTTTCAAAGTTTGAATTTCAGGAAAATTTAACCCTTCCTACACAGTTACTTCATTTTTTTTTTAATAGGTTATTTTAATAAATTTTATCATGCAAACTGATTCATAAGTGCATATAACTTTAAAATTTACTCTAATTTATTCAAAGCACAACCTATTTTAGGACTTTATGGGAATATGATTACGGAAATATATATGGAACTTAGGACTATCTATATAGAGACAATGTAAGTAAGAATGAAAAAAGAAATCCAAACTTACTGTGAGGGTCAGAATGAAAAAGATAAAGATCATAGAAACAGCGTACCGAGATGCGCATCAGTCACTCCTTGCAACAAGGATGAGAACCAGGGATATGTTACCAATTGCCGAGAAAATGGATGAAGTTGGATTTTTCTCCCTGGAAGCTTGGGGAGGTGCAACCTTCGACAGCTGTATAAGGTACCTCAACGAGGATCCATGGGAACGCCTGGTTGAACTTAAAGAAGTCCTGAAAAAGACCCCGATACAAATGCTGCTTCGAGGCCAGAACCTCCTGGGTTACAGGCACTACCCCGATGATATAGTCAGAAAATTCGTTGAAAAATCCTATGAAAACGGTGTGGATGTTTTCAGGATATTCGACGCCCTTAACGATATAAGAAACATGGAACTTGCAATAAAAGTTGCAAAAGAACAGGGAGCCCATGTTCAGGGAACAATAAGTTACACTGTAAGTCCTTTCCACACAATAGACAAGTACGTGGAATTTGCAAAGGAATTAGAAGCATTAGAATGTGATTCAATAACCATTAAAGACATGGCAGGATTAATATCCCCACATGACACTTATAAACTTGTTAAAAGTCTTAAAGAGGAAACAGACCTCATGGTTAACCTCCACTGCCACTGTACAAGCGGTATGACTCCAATGAGTTACTATGCAGCATGTCAAGCAGGTGTGGATCTCCTGGACACTGCAATATCGCCTCTGGCATGGGGTACTTCCCAGCCCCCTACAGAGAGTATAGTTGCAGCGCTTAAAGGTACTCCTTGCGATACAGGCCTTGATCTGAAGCTTTTAAGTGAAATAAAGAAATACTTCGAGGAGATACGTAAAAAGTACAGCGGCCTCATAGACCCAATAACTGAAAGGGTTGATACAGATGTCTTGTTATACCAGATACCTGGAGGAATGCTTTCAAACCTGGTTTCACAGCTTAAAGAACAGAATGCACTTGACAGGTACGAGGATGTGCTTGAGGAGATGCCCCACGTGCGTGAGGAACTCGGCTACCCCCCACTTGTAACACCAACAAGCCAAATAGTTGGAATACAGGCAGTTATGAACGTTCTAAGCGGTGAAAGGTACAAAAACGTTTCAAAAGAAGTTAAGGATTACATCAAAGGATTCTATGGAAAACCTCCAGCCCCGGTCAATCAGAAAATTGCTGAAATGATCATTGGAGATGAAAAACCAATTGACTGCAGACCTGCAGACCTACTGGAACCTGAACTTGAAAAATTCAGGAGGGAAGGTGAAGAACTGGGCATAATCAAGAAGGAAGAAGATGTTTTAACCTATGCACTTTACCCTGCAGTTGCACCTAAATTCCTGAGGGGTGAAGCAGAGGAAGAGGAAATTCCATCCCCTGAAAAACTTGCTCCATCTGAAGCTCCTGCACTCCCAACAGAGTACAATGTTGAGGTTGACGGAGAGGTTTTCGATGTTAAGGTTGTTCCAACGGGCTACATGGAAATAGAATCCGTGGGGACCAAGGCGCCATCGGGACCTGTTGAAGGCGGAGTCACATGCAGTATGCAGGGAATGATCCTGAAGCTCAAGGTAACAGAGGGTGACAAAGTCAATGAGGGAGATGTTGTGGCAGTTCTTGAAGCCATGAAAATGGAAAACGATATTCATGCCCCTCAGTCTGGAACAGTTGAGGAAGTCTTCGTGGATGAGGGAGATACAGTCAACCCTGGAGAAGCCCTGATGGTCATAAAATGACCTTAATCTCCTTATTTTTTAACCTTCATCAATTTTGTTTATAGTTTTTAAAACTTCTTTTAAAATTATCTTATTTTTTTAGAAATAGTGACTTCTTTAAATTTTTTTTAGCTTCGAAGATTGAAAATTCGTTACTTGAAGATATAAAAAAAGAGTAAAAAAGAAAAGAATGGAATTTTGTATCTTGACTAGTTTTATTTGAATATAAAAAAAAATTTGAAGGCGAGAAAAGGAAATTAAAGTCCATAAATTCATTCCATGTAAAGAGTTTTATCAGGAATTCCCGATTCTTTAAATGCCCTTTTACGTCTCATACAGGATTCACAAACACCACAGTGCTCTTTTTCATCTTTGTAACATGAATAACTCATGTACATTGGTGCCCCTATCCTGTCACCAAATTCTACAATCTCCCTTTTATTCATACCAATTACCGGTGCTTCAATCATTATATCATCAAAGGATCCAATATCCAAAACCTTGTTGAATGCTTCTAAAAATTCTTTGGAGTTATCAGGGAAGGTTACAGCTTCCTCCAGGTCCCAGCCAACTATGATTATTTCAGCACCCTCCGCCTCTGCAAATGAGGTTGCAATGGCTGTAAAAACAACGTTACGTCCAGGAACCCATACCTTACGTGCTGTTTCATTACAGATTTCTTTATCATCCAGTTCATGCTCATGGAGTTCAGGTATCTCCTCACTTGATGTCAGAGCTGAACCACCTAAGTTTGCAAGCCATGGCAGTTCCAAAACCGTGTGTTTCATATCCAATTTTTCACATATGGAACTTGCAGCCTTTATCTCCCTTTCAGCACTTCTCTGACCGTAGTTGAAGGTTAAAGCGTGAATTTCATATTCATCCCTAAAACTGGACGTTGCAACTGTTGAATCCAGACCTCCTGAGAGGACTGCTATTGCCTTTTTCTTTTCTGACACCATTTGTACACCTGTGAACTTTAATAATTTGATTCTATCATCTATTGATTTTGTCTATTATATTCTGTAACTATAAAATTGGTTTTCAGTGAAGGAATTTTGAATTAAATGAATTAATAATCTTGGATCATGATTTAAATTTCTTGAATGCATCTTCAGCCATTGCCATAATATCTTTAACTGGAATTCCAGTTTCAATGGAAACTTCTTTTGCATCCTCATATTCAGTTTTGCTGCTTACAATGTCCTCTCCAATCAACCCCACTTTTATCCTTATACTTTTTTTCATCCCATTTACATCCACTTCAACAGGTACTATTTCCCTTGAAACAGTGCTACGATGACTGTAGGGTAAAAATCGAACACCCAGAGTTCCTGTCTCTCTTATGATTGCCTCTGCAATTGCATCAGAATCTTCAGGCTTTGTTATTACCCTGAGAAGATGTCCGGGCCTGTTTTTCTTGGTCAGAGTGGGTATGATGGTAACGTCCCTTGCTCCCTTCTCCATCAACCTGTCAAATGTATGCCCCAGAACCTCTCCTGTAACATTGTCCAGGTTGGTTTCAAGTATGTACACCTTGTCCATTGGAACATGTGAATCACCTGTGATAATCCTTAAAACGTTTGGGATGGAGAGTTCATATTTTCCAGCACCGTAAACCACAGTTTTGTCTGTTACCATGGGATAAAATTTGCAGAACTCATCAACCATGTTAACAAGGAGGGCCGCACCTGTTGGTGTTGCAAGCTCCTGTTCAACAGGTCCGCCGAAGGTTGGAACGTTCCTCAGGATCTCAAGGGTTGCAGGTGCAGGAACACTTAAAACACCATGCATACTTTTTATTCTACCACCTCCAAGGGCAACTGGCATTCCGTAAACCTTCTGTTTGTTCAATCCAAGTTTGAAAAATGAGTAAGCTGCACCCACAACATCTGCAACTGCATCTGCAGCCCCAACCTCATGGAAGTGCACTTTCTCCATAGTTGTGCCGTGAACCTTTGATTCTGCCTCTGCAAGTGTTTTAAAAACTTTTTTAACGAACCCAGTTACTTCCGGACCAACATCAGGGTGATTAATACTGTCAAAGCCATTGAGAAGTTCCATGTAGGTTACAGGTTCCTTATCCCTGCAATTGACATCCGCGTAGGTTGCAGATATCCCTGATTTTTTAACTTGGGATATTTCCACCTTTACATCTCCAAAGTGTGATGCATAATGTTCCATGACGCTTATGATATCTTCATGATCCACTCCAAGGGATGCTAAAGCTCCAACCATCATGTTTCCAGATATTCCTGAGTTTTGAGGGTCTATGATAACTACCATCTTTTCACGATCACTTCGTTAGGTTTAAGAATCCTATGATAAATTTAGGACAGATCTCTATTTTTATACGCTACTATTTATGCTATTGATGTTTCTTAGTTCTTGTTGAAAATGTTAACTGATAATTTTTTTGAAAGCCTCACCAAGCCCTGAATGATATCGTTGGCTGTAAAACTTTTTTTAAGGCTATGCTAATCCTGCCTTAAGTGAACTGTCCTAAAAAATTACAACCAACAATAAATCATCTGAAGAATTTTAAAATTTGAAAAAAGTTTTTAGAGTCTTCATAAAACTTACAGCATAATATTATGATTATTTATAAGTTTGTTTAGATAAATTTTAAGGCAGGTTACCTAAAAAAGATCCTTTTAAAGAAAAGTTTAAAGAAAAGTTATTTCTAAGAGAATCTGAAAATAGAAAAAAGCTAAAAATAAACCATCAAATCATTATCTGAAAATAAATTTAAGGGGAGGTTTGTAATGGACTGGAAATCTGTGGCTGTTTTTATAATATTTACGGTGATATTTTACTTTTTAATATCCTTCCTGCTGCACTGAAACCTTTTTGAAACTTCAATAGCTTCAAATCTTATTCTTTTTGTTTCTCTGGGAGGTTAACCATGTGGAAGGTGTAGTAACGGGCAAATCCACAGTCCCTGCAGCGTATCTCCATTGTGTACTCATCAACTGTTATGTCGTGGATGGTTGCATCACCGCAGTTGTAGCACTTGGCAGATTTTTCAAGTTTCCAAGCTTTAACTGTCATTTTCCACCCTCAGATTTACCTGGTACTTCAACTGTTTTCAGGGTGTAGTACCTTGCGGCACCGCAGTTGGTGCACCATATCTTGCCCTTGTTCATATTTATACGTATTCTCTGGACTGCATTTTCACCGCAGTAAAAGCAGGGCACTTCCTTCTCAAGGAACCATGTTTCAGTTCTATCTTCCTTGGTTTCGTGTTTTCCGTTGCTCACTATTATTTTGCGTATGGGTACCTCGAGTATGGTGTACTTCTCTCCATCAAGGGCTTCCTCAACAGATTCTATGATTCCATCAACCTTCTCTTCATCCACAACACTGCAGATGAGAACTGCATCTGTTGCATAATCCCTTATCATACCTATGGCTGATTTTGGATCCTCTTTTATTGAAAATCCCTTCCAATCCTGGGGAGACATTCCCTTGTACTCTAAAATGTAAAATCCAGTTATCCCTGCATCTGTAAGGGCGTTCATAGCTTTTCCCAGGTTTTCAATCTCAACAAAGACTCTAAGATGAACCTTCATAAAACCACCTACTATATATTCATTATATCCATCATATTATTATAATGTGTTGGTGATGAAATGAAAAAAATCTGCATAAAGGATGCGCAGGTCCTAGAAGACCGGGAAAAGCTTATAATTCAGAGGGAAAAAGGATTTTTAGCAGTTGGAACTCCAGCAGTTGGTGGGGGGATCATGGAGGTTAAAAGAATTGTTAATCAATTCAACTGCAGTGAAAGCCTTCCAGGATCAGGTTCTAAAGGTTCAGAAACCAGAAGTTTAGGGGAAGTTCCTCAAACTTCAAATGATCTTGATGTCCCCACTGACTCCATGATACTTCTAAATCCCTCAGATACTGGAGGTTCAGTAACACTTAACAATTTCAATGTTACAGCAGTTGTGACTGGAGATTACATAAAATATTTCTCCAACGATGCTGACTACCTCTGGATGAACATCATGGTATTCGTGGATGAATTCATGGATGAAGAAACTCTTTTAGAATTGTTCAAAACAACTTCAGATGCTAAATTTGCAGCTTTATGGGATATGGGTCTTTTAAATCATTTTTCATTTGATCCAATGAACTGTGGTGACTCAATAGTACTGGCATGCAAAGGTAATGGAAATCCTTCTGACGAGGAAGTGATCGAAACCATTGAAAAGACTGCAGAATGTGTTAGAAAAGCCGTGGCCGAACTACTCAAAATATGTGGCTTTCCAAAGGATGTTCTGGGTTTCATGGAGGATGTTGGAGTCACAGTGGACAACCTCACCGATGCGGGCATGGAACTTGTTGTTGGTGTTGAAAAAACAGATGAAATCAGGGAAAAACTCCGAATGCAGATAATCAAATCACTCCATGACCTGAACGTTGTATCCTTCATAATAGCAGGAATACGGCTTGAAGAGGACTACGAGAAGCACAGGGTTCATGGTGTGGATGTGGATGATGATCCAGCTTATCTTTACTCTGATGAGGTCTTTGGAATGTCAGTTGCAAACCAGATAGCTGGTACCAAGGCCATTTTCAACTTCAAAAGGTACGATGAAGCTAAACCTGGAATAATAAGTCATCTTGGCCCTGTTTTGGATGATGTTTTTGCAGGGCTCGTTGCAGGCTGCATGTCCAAGATATTTGAGGAATAGTTCTTTAGGGATTTAAAAGTACTTTGGAGATATTATTAAGATTTTAAGTAAACCTTGATGAGAAATTTTCAATGGAAGAATTCAATATCCAGTTCATTCAGAGTATATCTGGAGATACTTGGTTGCTTTTTGGATGATTTATTGTATGTCAGACTAAATGGATTGAATGGATGAAAATTATGGATAAAAATAAATTTGAGGAATACAATGCAGGATGATAACAGAAACAACAATGTCAGAGACCCTCAGAAAATTGGAAGTTTGAGGGGTATTGCAGGTCTGGTATCCTTCTCAACCATACTCCCCCTTAATATTCACACAAGCATTGAGGAAATGGCCAAGTTCACATGGTTCTGGCCCGTAATTGGAGGGTTCATTGGAATAATTGCAGGAACCTTTGGATTCTTCCTTCTGAATATGGTACAGATACCCCAAATCATTGCAGCTGCACTGATCTACAGTTTCATGATATGGTTCAATGGATTCCACCACCTCGACGGCCTCATGGACTTTGGAGATGGGATGATGGTCCACGGAACCCCTGAAAAGAAGATAGAAGTAATGAGGGACACAAGA
Proteins encoded in this region:
- the queC gene encoding 7-cyano-7-deazaguanine synthase QueC — translated: MVSEKKKAIAVLSGGLDSTVATSSFRDEYEIHALTFNYGQRSAEREIKAASSICEKLDMKHTVLELPWLANLGGSALTSSEEIPELHEHELDDKEICNETARKVWVPGRNVVFTAIATSFAEAEGAEIIIVGWDLEEAVTFPDNSKEFLEAFNKVLDIGSFDDIMIEAPVIGMNKREIVEFGDRIGAPMYMSYSCYKDEKEHCGVCESCMRRKRAFKESGIPDKTLYME
- a CDS encoding MJ1244 family protein, with protein sequence MKVHLRVFVEIENLGKAMNALTDAGITGFYILEYKGMSPQDWKGFSIKEDPKSAIGMIRDYATDAVLICSVVDEEKVDGIIESVEEALDGEKYTILEVPIRKIIVSNGKHETKEDRTETWFLEKEVPCFYCGENAVQRIRINMNKGKIWCTNCGAARYYTLKTVEVPGKSEGGK
- the larC gene encoding nickel pincer cofactor biosynthesis protein LarC gives rise to the protein MVVIIDPQNSGISGNMMVGALASLGVDHEDIISVMEHYASHFGDVKVEISQVKKSGISATYADVNCRDKEPVTYMELLNGFDSINHPDVGPEVTGFVKKVFKTLAEAESKVHGTTMEKVHFHEVGAADAVADVVGAAYSFFKLGLNKQKVYGMPVALGGGRIKSMHGVLSVPAPATLEILRNVPTFGGPVEQELATPTGAALLVNMVDEFCKFYPMVTDKTVVYGAGKYELSIPNVLRIITGDSHVPMDKVYILETNLDNVTGEVLGHTFDRLMEKGARDVTIIPTLTKKNRPGHLLRVITKPEDSDAIAEAIIRETGTLGVRFLPYSHRSTVSREIVPVEVDVNGMKKSIRIKVGLIGEDIVSSKTEYEDAKEVSIETGIPVKDIMAMAEDAFKKFKS
- the oadA gene encoding sodium-extruding oxaloacetate decarboxylase subunit alpha, which translates into the protein MKKIKIIETAYRDAHQSLLATRMRTRDMLPIAEKMDEVGFFSLEAWGGATFDSCIRYLNEDPWERLVELKEVLKKTPIQMLLRGQNLLGYRHYPDDIVRKFVEKSYENGVDVFRIFDALNDIRNMELAIKVAKEQGAHVQGTISYTVSPFHTIDKYVEFAKELEALECDSITIKDMAGLISPHDTYKLVKSLKEETDLMVNLHCHCTSGMTPMSYYAACQAGVDLLDTAISPLAWGTSQPPTESIVAALKGTPCDTGLDLKLLSEIKKYFEEIRKKYSGLIDPITERVDTDVLLYQIPGGMLSNLVSQLKEQNALDRYEDVLEEMPHVREELGYPPLVTPTSQIVGIQAVMNVLSGERYKNVSKEVKDYIKGFYGKPPAPVNQKIAEMIIGDEKPIDCRPADLLEPELEKFRREGEELGIIKKEEDVLTYALYPAVAPKFLRGEAEEEEIPSPEKLAPSEAPALPTEYNVEVDGEVFDVKVVPTGYMEIESVGTKAPSGPVEGGVTCSMQGMILKLKVTEGDKVNEGDVVAVLEAMKMENDIHAPQSGTVEEVFVDEGDTVNPGEALMVIK
- a CDS encoding phosphatidylglycerophosphatase A — protein: MKKICIKDAQVLEDREKLIIQREKGFLAVGTPAVGGGIMEVKRIVNQFNCSESLPGSGSKGSETRSLGEVPQTSNDLDVPTDSMILLNPSDTGGSVTLNNFNVTAVVTGDYIKYFSNDADYLWMNIMVFVDEFMDEETLLELFKTTSDAKFAALWDMGLLNHFSFDPMNCGDSIVLACKGNGNPSDEEVIETIEKTAECVRKAVAELLKICGFPKDVLGFMEDVGVTVDNLTDAGMELVVGVEKTDEIREKLRMQIIKSLHDLNVVSFIIAGIRLEEDYEKHRVHGVDVDDDPAYLYSDEVFGMSVANQIAGTKAIFNFKRYDEAKPGIISHLGPVLDDVFAGLVAGCMSKIFEE